A genomic window from Halorubrum lacusprofundi ATCC 49239 includes:
- a CDS encoding DICT sensory domain-containing protein has protein sequence MTLGSLIGEIQGRQHQVTVYRSGDRLEIETWLAGHGVNAESRSLPSPGPNPFIEIKTDGEVIGIIGVEAIEALLEPPIHRPGDQNGISEGYRVLFDILERMVFSAMSRRELLAVSREIEDRAFRVGEGTLWVGFQTLSAFKSQVDVYRTLSDETNLNIHIYGVEDWTPPEISEISYHTEEATRFEPYWVLAYDGGPDENQACGLVAKEYSDEYTGFWTNDPTTVEDIATTFNTV, from the coding sequence ATGACGCTCGGCTCGCTAATCGGCGAGATTCAGGGGAGGCAGCATCAAGTCACCGTCTACAGGAGCGGCGACCGACTCGAAATCGAAACGTGGCTTGCCGGCCATGGCGTCAACGCCGAGTCGCGCTCGCTTCCGTCACCTGGTCCAAACCCGTTTATCGAAATCAAAACCGACGGCGAGGTTATCGGTATCATCGGAGTCGAGGCGATTGAGGCGCTGCTTGAACCGCCGATCCATCGACCCGGCGACCAAAACGGGATATCCGAGGGGTACCGAGTGCTCTTCGATATTCTTGAGAGGATGGTGTTTTCCGCGATGAGTCGTCGCGAGCTCCTCGCAGTTAGTCGCGAAATTGAAGATCGTGCCTTTCGCGTCGGAGAAGGAACCCTGTGGGTTGGTTTTCAGACCCTCTCGGCATTCAAGTCCCAGGTGGATGTGTATCGGACACTCAGTGACGAAACAAACCTCAATATCCATATTTATGGTGTCGAAGACTGGACCCCGCCAGAGATTTCTGAGATTAGCTACCACACCGAAGAGGCCACGAGGTTCGAGCCCTACTGGGTCCTAGCGTACGACGGCGGGCCCGACGAGAATCAGGCCTGCGGCTTAGTTGCTAAAGAGTATTCGGACGAATACACTGGCTTCTGGACAAACGATCCGACGACCGTCGAGGATATCGCAACGACGTTCAATACCGTTTGA
- a CDS encoding redox-regulated ATPase YchF: protein MSYRIGLVGKPSVGKSTFFNAATMNDVPEGAYPFTTIDPTVGEAYVRVDCAAPEFDESCTPNVGVCRDGTRFVPVKMVDVAGLVPGAHEGRGLGNQFLTDLNETDVLIHVVDFSGKTDIEGETTEGHDPREDIDFLEEELDEWYLDVLEKGLEKFETRYHGADAAIEKELAEQMSAFGIDKDRMKQVILAEGLELDPETWDDADKAELAREIRKRTKPMVVAANKMDTPEAQANWETITTDPDYDHLSFVPASAHAEKALKNANEAGVVDYTPGESDFDIVGDVSGEQEAGLDQIGEFVAEYDGTGVQGALEAAVFDVLDCIAVFPGSANGSKDEKGVFRDCFILPGGSTTEDFAFHIHSDIGEGLLHGTDCRSGRQVGTDHELSHRDVIELISTKQAAP, encoded by the coding sequence ATGAGCTATCGGATCGGCCTCGTCGGCAAGCCCTCCGTGGGGAAGTCGACATTTTTCAACGCCGCGACCATGAACGACGTGCCCGAGGGCGCGTATCCGTTCACCACGATCGACCCGACCGTCGGCGAGGCGTACGTCCGCGTCGACTGCGCCGCTCCCGAGTTCGACGAGAGCTGTACGCCGAACGTGGGCGTCTGCCGCGATGGCACCCGCTTCGTCCCGGTGAAGATGGTCGACGTCGCCGGCCTCGTCCCGGGCGCCCACGAGGGGCGCGGACTCGGCAATCAGTTCCTCACCGACCTCAACGAGACCGACGTGTTGATCCACGTCGTCGACTTCTCGGGCAAAACCGATATCGAGGGCGAGACTACCGAGGGCCACGACCCGCGAGAGGACATCGATTTCTTAGAGGAGGAACTCGACGAGTGGTACCTCGACGTGTTGGAGAAGGGTCTCGAAAAGTTCGAGACGCGCTACCACGGCGCGGACGCCGCGATCGAGAAGGAGCTCGCCGAGCAGATGTCCGCGTTCGGCATCGACAAAGACCGGATGAAACAGGTGATCCTCGCGGAGGGGCTCGAACTCGACCCTGAGACGTGGGACGACGCGGACAAAGCCGAACTCGCCCGCGAGATCCGCAAGCGCACGAAGCCGATGGTCGTCGCCGCCAACAAGATGGACACGCCCGAAGCGCAGGCGAACTGGGAGACGATTACGACGGATCCGGACTACGACCACCTCTCGTTCGTCCCCGCGAGCGCTCACGCGGAAAAAGCCCTTAAAAATGCGAACGAGGCGGGCGTCGTCGACTACACCCCCGGCGAGAGCGACTTCGATATCGTCGGTGATGTCTCCGGCGAGCAGGAGGCGGGCCTCGATCAGATCGGCGAATTCGTCGCCGAGTACGACGGGACCGGCGTGCAGGGCGCGCTCGAAGCCGCCGTCTTCGACGTACTCGACTGTATCGCCGTCTTCCCCGGCTCCGCGAACGGGAGCAAAGACGAGAAGGGGGTCTTCCGCGACTGCTTTATCCTCCCCGGTGGGTCGACGACCGAGGACTTCGCGTTCCACATCCACTCGGATATCGGCGAGGGGCTCCTCCACGGCACCGACTGTCGGAGCGGCCGGCAGGTCGGCACCGATCACGAGCTCTCCCACCGCGATGTGATCGAACTGATCTCGACGAAGCAGGCCGCGCCGTAA
- the gatE gene encoding Glu-tRNA(Gln) amidotransferase subunit GatE has product MSTDATPEYDHEELGLVAGLEIHQQLDTATKLFCDSPTTERDPEDSDREITRRLHPTKSELGELDDAAMEESRVDREFTYLAYDTTCLVEEDDEPPRRIDGEALSVALQVADLLDISVVDQAHVMRKLVIDGSNTSGFQRSILLGQAGEIETSEGRVSIADLMLEEESAKRVEETEEGVVYSLDRLGVPLVEIGTGPDIRSPEGAREAAERIGMLLRSTGAVKRGLGTIRQDVNVSIADGARVEVKGVQDLQGIEDIVRGEVGRQAELLEIRDELVERDASVGDVRDVTDTFADTESGVIRGALDSGGKVTAVPLFGFDGLVGREIQPDRRLGTELSDHAKRHGAGGIFHTDELPAYGVTEEEVAALRDAVGADEDDAVAIVAADPETADLTIEAAAERAETAIEGIPEETRGANDDGTTRYLRPLPGAARMYPETDVPPVEPDPSDVDRPELLDEKAERYTEAFGLDAGLAEQVAFGQRFPLFETAVDRGVDPTFAASTLESTTTEIRRDGAPVENLSYEHFLDLFDLVEDGDLAKEGVPKVLTTLAEDPSLSAAEAVEEAGLSGVSEAEVREAVVEVVERNADQIEAEGMGAFSGLMGEAMGALRGKADGEIVSDVLREEIGKRS; this is encoded by the coding sequence ATGAGTACGGACGCGACCCCCGAGTACGACCACGAGGAGCTGGGGCTCGTCGCCGGGCTGGAGATCCACCAGCAGCTCGACACGGCGACGAAGCTGTTCTGTGACTCCCCGACGACCGAGCGCGACCCCGAGGATTCCGACCGCGAGATCACCCGCCGGCTTCACCCGACGAAGAGCGAACTCGGCGAACTCGACGACGCCGCGATGGAGGAGAGCCGTGTCGACCGCGAGTTCACCTACCTCGCGTACGACACCACCTGCCTCGTCGAGGAGGACGACGAGCCACCCCGCCGCATCGATGGCGAGGCCCTCTCGGTGGCCCTCCAGGTCGCCGACCTGCTCGACATCTCCGTCGTCGATCAGGCGCACGTCATGCGAAAGCTCGTCATCGACGGCTCGAACACCTCCGGGTTCCAGCGCTCGATCCTGCTGGGCCAAGCGGGCGAGATCGAGACGAGCGAGGGACGCGTGTCGATCGCGGACCTCATGCTCGAAGAGGAGTCGGCAAAGCGCGTCGAAGAGACGGAAGAGGGCGTCGTCTACTCGCTCGACCGGCTCGGCGTTCCCCTCGTCGAGATCGGAACGGGGCCGGACATCCGGAGCCCCGAGGGTGCGCGCGAGGCGGCCGAGCGCATCGGCATGCTGCTCCGGTCGACGGGCGCGGTCAAGCGCGGACTCGGCACGATCCGGCAGGACGTGAACGTCTCCATCGCCGACGGCGCCCGCGTCGAAGTGAAGGGCGTACAGGACCTCCAGGGGATCGAGGACATCGTCCGCGGCGAGGTCGGTCGGCAGGCCGAACTGCTCGAAATCCGCGACGAACTGGTCGAGCGCGACGCGAGCGTCGGCGACGTGCGCGACGTGACCGACACCTTCGCCGACACCGAGTCCGGGGTTATTCGCGGCGCGCTCGACTCGGGCGGGAAGGTCACCGCGGTTCCCCTGTTCGGCTTCGACGGACTCGTCGGGCGCGAGATCCAGCCGGACCGTCGGCTCGGCACGGAATTGTCCGACCACGCGAAGCGCCACGGCGCGGGCGGCATCTTCCACACCGACGAGCTGCCGGCGTACGGCGTGACCGAAGAGGAGGTCGCCGCGCTGCGCGATGCGGTCGGGGCGGACGAGGACGACGCGGTCGCCATCGTCGCGGCCGACCCCGAGACCGCCGACCTGACGATCGAAGCCGCCGCCGAGCGCGCCGAGACCGCCATCGAGGGTATCCCCGAGGAGACCCGCGGTGCGAACGACGATGGGACGACTCGGTACCTCCGGCCGCTGCCCGGCGCGGCGCGGATGTACCCCGAGACGGACGTGCCGCCGGTCGAGCCGGACCCCTCCGACGTGGACCGGCCGGAGCTGCTCGACGAGAAGGCCGAGCGGTACACTGAGGCGTTCGGGCTCGACGCCGGCCTCGCCGAGCAGGTCGCGTTCGGCCAGCGGTTCCCCCTGTTCGAGACCGCGGTCGACCGCGGCGTCGACCCCACCTTCGCGGCCTCGACACTGGAGTCGACGACGACGGAGATCCGGCGCGACGGCGCGCCCGTCGAGAATCTGAGCTATGAGCACTTCCTCGACCTGTTCGACCTCGTGGAGGACGGCGACCTCGCGAAGGAGGGCGTCCCGAAAGTGCTGACGACGCTCGCGGAGGACCCGTCGCTGTCGGCGGCCGAGGCGGTCGAGGAGGCCGGGCTGTCGGGCGTGAGCGAGGCGGAGGTCCGGGAGGCCGTGGTGGAGGTCGTCGAGCGCAACGCCGACCAAATCGAAGCCGAGGGGATGGGCGCCTTTTCCGGACTGATGGGCGAGGCGATGGGCGCGCTCCGCGGGAAGGCCGACGGCGAGATCGTCTCCGACGTGCTGCGCGAGGAGATCGGCAAGCGGTCGTAG
- the yqeC gene encoding selenium cofactor biosynthesis protein YqeC, with product MNDVVDALDAAAGTTCLVGAGGKKTTLYALADRLDRAVLTATVRIPIFDREVAAVRVTEAPVAALDEITAGEGDEPTGDAESRGGAESFPLGLVPERERDDRYRGYDPAVVNEIGAAHDGPVLVKADGARTRLLKAPNEREPQIPASADRVVPVASAGAVGEPLTAETVHRPERVAAITDAAVGDEITPELVGRVLAHEEGGLKGIPGGATAIPLVNAVDDADDEAAAREIARVVHERADVPRVVLARMIEGEIVDVIE from the coding sequence ATGAACGATGTCGTCGACGCGCTCGACGCGGCCGCGGGAACGACCTGTCTCGTCGGCGCCGGCGGGAAGAAGACCACTCTCTACGCGCTCGCCGACCGTCTTGACCGGGCGGTACTCACTGCGACGGTTCGGATCCCGATCTTCGACCGCGAGGTCGCCGCGGTGCGCGTCACCGAGGCTCCCGTCGCCGCGCTCGACGAGATCACGGCGGGCGAGGGAGACGAACCAACGGGAGACGCCGAGTCGAGGGGAGGCGCCGAGTCGTTCCCGCTCGGACTGGTCCCGGAGCGCGAGCGCGACGACCGGTATCGGGGGTACGACCCAGCTGTTGTCAACGAGATCGGGGCCGCGCACGACGGGCCGGTCCTCGTGAAGGCCGACGGCGCACGGACGCGCCTGCTCAAGGCTCCCAACGAGCGCGAGCCGCAGATCCCGGCGAGCGCGGACCGCGTGGTTCCGGTGGCGAGCGCCGGCGCGGTCGGAGAGCCGCTGACGGCGGAGACCGTCCACCGCCCCGAGCGCGTCGCGGCGATTACGGATGCGGCGGTCGGCGACGAGATCACGCCCGAACTGGTCGGTCGCGTCCTCGCGCACGAGGAGGGTGGTTTAAAAGGGATTCCGGGCGGCGCGACCGCAATCCCGCTCGTCAATGCGGTCGACGACGCCGACGACGAGGCGGCGGCGCGAGAGATCGCTCGGGTCGTTCACGAGCGCGCGGACGTGCCGCGGGTCGTCCTCGCGCGGATGATCGAGGGGGAGATTGTGGACGTCATCGAGTAA
- a CDS encoding aldehyde ferredoxin oxidoreductase family protein yields the protein MTVPDRMLRVDLSAERVRSEPVPEEWLARYVGGKGLGARYLYEMEPGVDPASPVNRLAFLVGPLTGYLPGEPRYAAVTKSPLTGTFLDSYGGGAFAARLAGSLDDHLGVVIEGAADEPVTLSIVSGEATIEPASDLRGLDAAETDARFSEAAVACVGPAGEAGVRYATIASDGGDHHAGRGGAGAVMGAKNLKAVVARDPPPKIPPALRELRERADEAFADSDAGRWLAAGDTLETVAFGDETGVLPTRGWQVRRFDGAEGLGVDRASERATGRERPDDPVPGGFRVSTGDKERSDDAPDAPDATDAPDATVPRGGTPIALGAGLGIDDFDAVATLGGVCDRLGIDVISAGNTVAWAVRASDAGLIDPADHGVDRGLSFGDEAAARALIEEIAARSTPLGDALADGVAAAAERFGGTDLVPTVKGMELASYDPRGAATMALAFATGDRGGCHRRARPVETEAVVDPGWTPDERAAVVANEQDRRAALWCLVGDDFLAESFGPAAAAEWLAALGDERDPEDLRLLGERVWTLTRLFNLREGFGRGDDGLPEALTRGTDRAGETDEEPDDGLDPDAFEDLLDRYYAHRGWDREGRPTARLLDRLGLADLPDAATPVGSAAEVPDSGGGVD from the coding sequence ATGACCGTCCCCGACCGGATGCTCCGCGTCGACCTCTCCGCGGAGCGCGTGCGCAGCGAGCCGGTCCCCGAGGAGTGGCTCGCGCGCTACGTCGGCGGGAAGGGGCTCGGGGCGCGGTACCTCTACGAGATGGAACCGGGCGTCGACCCGGCGTCGCCGGTGAACCGACTCGCGTTCCTCGTCGGCCCCCTGACCGGCTACCTCCCCGGCGAGCCGCGCTACGCGGCGGTGACCAAGTCCCCGCTCACGGGCACGTTCCTCGACTCCTACGGCGGCGGGGCGTTCGCGGCCCGGCTCGCCGGCTCGCTCGACGACCACCTCGGAGTCGTGATCGAGGGCGCAGCCGACGAGCCGGTAACCCTCTCAATAGTCAGCGGGGAGGCGACGATCGAGCCAGCGAGCGACCTCCGCGGGCTCGACGCGGCCGAGACCGACGCGCGGTTCTCGGAGGCCGCCGTCGCCTGCGTCGGTCCGGCCGGCGAGGCGGGGGTCCGGTACGCGACGATCGCCTCCGACGGCGGCGACCACCACGCGGGCCGGGGCGGCGCGGGCGCGGTGATGGGCGCGAAGAACTTGAAAGCAGTCGTCGCCCGCGATCCGCCACCGAAGATCCCACCAGCGCTCCGGGAGCTCCGCGAGCGCGCCGATGAGGCGTTCGCCGACAGCGACGCCGGCCGGTGGCTCGCCGCGGGCGACACCTTAGAGACCGTCGCGTTCGGCGACGAGACCGGGGTTCTCCCGACTCGCGGCTGGCAGGTCCGCCGCTTCGACGGTGCCGAGGGGCTCGGCGTCGACCGAGCGAGCGAGCGCGCGACCGGGCGCGAGCGCCCCGACGACCCGGTTCCGGGCGGGTTCCGGGTGTCGACGGGTGATAAAGAGCGTTCGGACGACGCCCCCGATGCCCCCGACGCCACCGATGCCCCCGACGCCACCGTCCCCCGCGGCGGGACCCCCATCGCGCTCGGCGCGGGGCTCGGGATCGACGATTTCGACGCGGTGGCGACCCTCGGCGGCGTCTGCGACCGGCTCGGGATCGACGTGATCTCCGCCGGCAACACGGTCGCGTGGGCGGTCCGCGCGAGCGACGCGGGGCTGATCGATCCCGCCGATCACGGCGTCGACCGCGGGCTCTCCTTCGGCGACGAGGCGGCCGCGAGGGCGCTGATCGAGGAGATCGCGGCTCGGTCGACCCCTCTCGGCGACGCGCTCGCGGACGGGGTGGCCGCCGCGGCGGAGCGGTTCGGCGGGACCGACCTCGTGCCGACCGTGAAGGGGATGGAACTGGCCTCCTACGACCCCCGCGGCGCGGCGACGATGGCGCTGGCGTTCGCGACGGGCGACCGCGGCGGCTGCCACCGGCGCGCCCGGCCGGTCGAGACCGAAGCGGTGGTCGATCCGGGATGGACGCCTGATGAGCGGGCCGCCGTCGTCGCGAACGAGCAGGATCGGCGGGCCGCGCTGTGGTGTCTCGTCGGCGACGACTTCCTCGCTGAGAGCTTCGGGCCGGCGGCGGCCGCCGAGTGGCTCGCCGCCCTCGGCGACGAGCGCGATCCAGAAGACCTCCGACTCCTCGGCGAGCGGGTGTGGACGCTCACGCGCCTGTTCAACCTCCGAGAGGGGTTCGGCCGCGGCGACGACGGGCTCCCGGAAGCGCTGACGCGGGGGACCGACAGGGCGGGCGAAACGGATGAAGAGCCCGACGACGGTCTCGATCCCGACGCCTTCGAAGACCTTCTCGATCGGTACTACGCGCACCGCGGCTGGGACCGCGAGGGGCGACCAACGGCCCGGTTGCTCGACCGACTGGGGCTCGCGGACCTTCCCGACGCGGCGACGCCGGTCGGGTCGGCGGCGGAGGTACCGGACTCCGGCGGCGGCGTCGACTGA
- a CDS encoding Lrp/AsnC family transcriptional regulator, giving the protein MDERDVRLLKAISDLGTGSPERLHEETGIPVSTIHYRLNNLREDGVIENDLYDLDHEALGLGVTVIVEVLADYEGPYEEFAEELLAVEGVTEAFFTMGETDFVVLARLSSSDTVERLISDFEAIPEVERTNSTFTIATLRDESRAPATYDLDTLIEELTD; this is encoded by the coding sequence ATGGACGAGCGCGACGTGCGGCTGTTGAAGGCGATCTCGGATCTCGGCACCGGGAGCCCCGAGCGGCTTCACGAGGAGACCGGGATTCCGGTGTCGACGATCCACTACCGGCTGAACAACCTCCGGGAGGACGGCGTGATCGAGAACGATCTGTACGACCTCGACCACGAGGCGCTCGGGCTCGGCGTCACCGTGATCGTCGAGGTACTCGCGGACTACGAGGGGCCTTACGAGGAGTTCGCGGAGGAGTTGCTCGCGGTCGAGGGCGTGACGGAGGCGTTCTTCACGATGGGTGAGACCGACTTCGTCGTCCTCGCGCGGCTCTCCTCGTCGGACACCGTCGAGCGCCTCATCAGCGACTTCGAGGCGATCCCGGAGGTCGAGCGCACGAACTCGACGTTCACGATCGCCACCCTTCGCGACGAGTCGCGCGCGCCGGCGACGTACGACCTCGACACGCTGATCGAGGAGCTGACGGACTGA
- a CDS encoding biotin--[acetyl-CoA-carboxylase] ligase, translating into MDTRRALLDALGDGPVSGPALADDLGVSRAAVWKAVESLREEGFAVESTPEGYVAPERPGYSAAGIEFGLDAPYAVEYYDRLSSTNDRARELAGDGADGVAVVADEQTGSRGRLDREWVAPSGGVWLSLVIRPDAPPARAPLFTLAAAVAIVDACREAGVNAHIKWPNDVLVGGLGDETDTDTDADSEGRGGRKVAGILTEMEGEADRVSWLIPGIGVNANVDSDLLPADATSLQEVLGEPIDRRRFAATLLERFAALAGTPDRMDRILPAWRERASTIGRRVRVDTSNGPVTGTAVDVEPPGALVIETNDGTRRVHAGDCEHLRDAGG; encoded by the coding sequence ATGGACACGCGTCGCGCGCTGCTCGACGCCCTCGGCGACGGCCCGGTCTCTGGTCCCGCGCTCGCCGACGACCTCGGCGTGTCGCGGGCGGCGGTCTGGAAGGCGGTCGAGTCGCTCCGCGAGGAGGGGTTCGCTGTCGAATCGACCCCGGAGGGGTACGTCGCCCCCGAGCGCCCCGGCTACTCCGCCGCCGGCATTGAGTTCGGACTCGACGCGCCCTACGCGGTCGAGTATTACGACCGACTCTCGTCGACCAACGACCGCGCCCGCGAACTGGCGGGGGACGGAGCCGACGGGGTCGCGGTCGTCGCCGACGAGCAGACCGGTAGCCGGGGACGGCTCGACCGCGAGTGGGTCGCGCCCAGCGGCGGCGTCTGGCTCTCGCTCGTGATCCGGCCCGACGCGCCGCCGGCTCGCGCGCCGCTTTTCACCCTCGCCGCCGCGGTCGCGATCGTCGACGCCTGCCGGGAAGCGGGCGTCAACGCCCACATCAAGTGGCCGAACGACGTGCTTGTAGGCGGTCTCGGGGACGAAACCGATACCGACACCGACGCTGACAGCGAGGGACGCGGCGGCCGCAAGGTCGCGGGGATCCTCACAGAGATGGAGGGCGAGGCCGACCGGGTCTCGTGGCTCATCCCGGGGATCGGGGTCAACGCCAACGTCGACTCCGATTTGCTCCCGGCGGACGCGACCTCCCTGCAGGAGGTACTCGGCGAGCCCATCGACAGGCGCCGGTTCGCCGCGACCCTCCTCGAACGCTTCGCGGCGCTCGCGGGGACCCCTGACCGGATGGACCGGATCCTGCCGGCGTGGCGCGAGCGCGCGAGCACCATCGGTCGTCGGGTTCGCGTCGACACCTCGAACGGTCCGGTGACGGGAACCGCAGTCGACGTAGAGCCACCGGGCGCGCTCGTGATCGAGACGAACGACGGAACTCGTCGGGTCCACGCCGGTGACTGCGAACACCTGCGCGACGCCGGCGGCTGA
- a CDS encoding universal stress protein gives MSLYDRILVPTDGSAEGRRAVAHALDLASVHDADVHALYVVDTASYAGMPMETSWEGVGDLLRDDANKAVAEVESLAAETDLHVETGVAEGSPSKEIIRYAEDNGCDLIVMGTHGRGGIDRLLLGSVAEKVVRGSSVPVLTVRLDGEGAGGATVEKASESETPAESETPADGETEAAGQR, from the coding sequence ATGTCTCTATACGATCGGATCCTCGTCCCGACCGACGGCTCCGCCGAGGGGAGGCGGGCGGTCGCACACGCCCTGGACCTCGCATCGGTCCACGACGCGGACGTGCACGCGCTGTACGTGGTCGACACGGCGAGCTACGCGGGGATGCCGATGGAGACCTCGTGGGAGGGGGTCGGCGACCTTCTGCGGGACGATGCGAACAAGGCGGTCGCGGAGGTCGAATCTCTCGCGGCCGAGACCGATCTCCACGTCGAGACGGGGGTTGCGGAGGGCTCCCCGAGCAAGGAGATCATCCGGTACGCCGAGGACAACGGCTGCGACCTGATCGTCATGGGGACGCACGGTCGGGGCGGGATCGACCGGCTCCTCCTCGGGAGCGTCGCCGAGAAGGTGGTCCGCGGGTCGAGCGTTCCCGTGTTGACGGTGCGGCTGGACGGTGAGGGCGCGGGAGGCGCGACCGTCGAGAAGGCGTCCGAAAGCGAGACCCCGGCCGAAAGCGAGACCCCAGCCGACGGAGAGACGGAAGCGGCGGGACAAAGATAG
- a CDS encoding DMT family transporter, whose amino-acid sequence MNLRTLLSTPESIVAAFVLLATLWGTSFVAIEAGLHYFPPLLFAGVRYAIAGAIVLGFAAVMSGRTVPRGRDEWLGVAVAGAFVIAAYHGLLYVGELHITGAVAAVVVSLSPVLTATFAALLLPNERLGPFEIGGFALGILGVIVIADPMEAGLGSSALLGVALAFAGAAAFSLGAVLLRPLRTDLPIAALQGWAMVSGAGMLLVGAALLGESPAAIVWNATSIASLSYLTLLSGVVAFLIYFALLDEVGPSQLHLVGYAEPVVAAVGSWALLGSLIEAEAIIGFVAILAGFLVLERHEIAAYVGVDEPAWAR is encoded by the coding sequence ATGAATCTGCGGACCCTCCTCTCAACTCCCGAATCGATCGTCGCCGCGTTCGTCCTTCTCGCGACCCTATGGGGCACCTCTTTCGTCGCTATCGAGGCCGGCCTGCACTACTTCCCGCCGCTCTTGTTCGCCGGCGTGCGCTACGCCATCGCCGGTGCGATCGTGTTGGGCTTCGCCGCGGTCATGTCCGGCAGAACGGTCCCCCGAGGCCGCGACGAGTGGCTCGGCGTCGCCGTCGCCGGCGCCTTCGTGATCGCCGCGTACCACGGCCTGCTGTACGTCGGCGAGCTCCACATCACCGGCGCGGTCGCCGCCGTGGTCGTGAGCCTCTCGCCGGTGTTGACCGCCACGTTCGCGGCGCTCCTCCTCCCGAACGAGCGGCTCGGCCCCTTCGAGATCGGCGGGTTCGCGCTCGGGATCCTCGGCGTGATCGTGATCGCCGACCCGATGGAGGCGGGGCTCGGCAGCTCCGCCCTGCTCGGAGTCGCGCTCGCGTTCGCCGGCGCGGCCGCCTTCTCGCTCGGCGCGGTGCTGCTCCGCCCGCTCCGCACCGACCTCCCGATCGCCGCGTTACAGGGGTGGGCGATGGTCTCCGGCGCCGGGATGCTGCTCGTCGGGGCCGCCCTGCTCGGTGAGTCGCCCGCGGCGATCGTCTGGAACGCGACGTCGATCGCGTCGCTCTCGTACCTCACGCTGCTGTCGGGTGTCGTCGCGTTCCTGATCTACTTCGCGCTGCTCGACGAGGTCGGCCCGTCCCAGCTGCACCTCGTCGGCTACGCGGAGCCGGTCGTCGCCGCGGTTGGGAGCTGGGCCCTGCTCGGCAGCCTAATCGAGGCGGAGGCAATCATCGGCTTCGTCGCGATCCTCGCCGGCTTCCTCGTCCTCGAACGCCACGAGATAGCCGCCTACGTCGGCGTCGACGAACCGGCGTGGGCGCGCTGA
- a CDS encoding helix-turn-helix domain-containing protein: MGEPEEGPDQQNRAAMGSSPPRLAEDQFYRALASSHRRHLLYYLLENEECTVEELASVLSGWEATTAGTMYTSANRSAIFLQLLHNHLPRLADAGLIDYDSNSGTVQLESLHPQVTSIIRRSVEAEQPEQSE, encoded by the coding sequence ATGGGAGAGCCAGAGGAAGGTCCTGATCAACAAAATCGCGCGGCAATGGGGAGTTCCCCACCACGATTAGCGGAAGATCAGTTCTATCGGGCGCTCGCCTCATCCCACCGTCGACATTTGCTTTATTATTTACTTGAAAATGAGGAATGCACTGTAGAGGAGCTCGCGTCCGTCCTCAGTGGTTGGGAAGCCACCACAGCGGGAACGATGTACACATCAGCAAACCGTTCGGCGATCTTTCTCCAACTACTGCACAACCACTTGCCGAGACTCGCCGATGCGGGACTGATCGATTACGATTCGAACAGTGGCACTGTCCAGCTAGAATCGCTCCATCCACAGGTCACAAGCATCATTCGGCGGAGCGTCGAGGCTGAACAACCTGAACAATCGGAATGA
- a CDS encoding DUF5789 family protein, translated as MTSEVHLSRVEDEFREHSYPVAHEDLVDSCAGTTVLFADGDADLGELVADIDQERFESAEDAFTALQNVLPIEALGEPGQSDGDA; from the coding sequence ATGACATCCGAAGTGCACCTCTCGCGCGTCGAAGACGAGTTCCGCGAACACTCCTACCCGGTCGCCCACGAGGACCTCGTCGACTCGTGTGCCGGCACGACCGTGCTGTTCGCCGACGGCGACGCCGACCTCGGCGAGCTCGTGGCCGACATCGATCAGGAGCGGTTCGAGAGCGCCGAGGACGCCTTCACCGCGCTCCAGAACGTGCTGCCGATCGAAGCGCTCGGGGAGCCCGGCCAGTCCGACGGCGACGCCTGA